One Ignavibacterium sp. DNA segment encodes these proteins:
- the ggt gene encoding gamma-glutamyltransferase encodes MQIFFRSLSVFYLIFFYYAPENTAALQDPVRGKNGIVVTASKIASDVGLEILKKGGNAVDAAVAVGFALAVTYPSAGNLGGGGFMVIHLSDGKNTTIDYREKAPGTSFETMYQDSSGAFIPELSQYGVTSSGVPGSVAGLIYALNKYGTLSLDEIIQPAIDLAENGFLIENRFAQSLEFELEEFNKVESTRKIFTKNGLAFSEGELLIQKDLAKTLKLISKFGLDGFYKGETAELIVKQINSDNGYISKNDLENYKPIEREPISIQYNGYKVITMGPPSGGGVSLLEMLNILENYNFTKEEWGSSNYIHALVESMKYSFADRSKYIGDPDFIDIPIDSILSEFYTKNIFSKIGSNAVPSLQILPGNFKSQYESEETTHYSIVDRFGNAVSTTTTINSSYGSKVVVDGAGFFLNNEMDDFSSKVGEPNQFGLLGSYANRIEPNKRMQSSMSPTIVLKDNIPVLIVGSPGGSTISTVVLQVILNVLNFGMDIQQAINKPRIHHQLMPDQIDYESFGLTADVKNSLIEMGHSIGNERSLGRVEGIYFDVMKKVFYGATDPRGYGKAAGY; translated from the coding sequence ATGCAAATATTTTTTAGATCATTATCAGTTTTTTATCTGATTTTTTTTTATTACGCACCCGAAAATACCGCAGCATTACAAGATCCGGTTAGAGGAAAAAACGGAATAGTTGTAACTGCTAGTAAAATTGCTTCAGATGTTGGTTTAGAGATTTTGAAAAAGGGAGGTAATGCTGTTGACGCTGCTGTTGCAGTTGGATTTGCACTAGCTGTTACTTATCCATCAGCCGGAAATCTTGGCGGAGGTGGATTTATGGTAATCCATCTTTCTGATGGAAAAAATACAACAATTGATTATCGTGAAAAAGCCCCAGGCACTTCTTTCGAAACAATGTATCAGGATTCTTCAGGTGCCTTTATCCCAGAGTTAAGTCAATACGGTGTAACATCATCCGGGGTTCCGGGCAGTGTTGCAGGATTAATATATGCCTTAAATAAATATGGAACACTGTCTTTGGATGAGATAATTCAACCTGCTATTGATCTTGCAGAGAACGGTTTTCTTATTGAGAATAGATTTGCACAGTCACTAGAATTTGAGCTGGAAGAATTTAATAAGGTTGAATCAACCAGGAAAATATTTACAAAAAATGGATTAGCATTTTCAGAAGGCGAGCTGCTGATTCAAAAAGATCTTGCTAAGACATTAAAACTTATCAGCAAATTTGGTTTGGATGGTTTTTACAAAGGTGAAACCGCTGAGCTTATTGTAAAACAAATTAATTCAGATAATGGATATATTTCAAAAAATGATCTTGAAAATTATAAACCAATAGAAAGAGAACCTATTTCAATTCAATACAACGGTTATAAAGTAATTACAATGGGTCCGCCAAGCGGTGGTGGTGTAAGCCTGCTTGAAATGCTAAATATTCTGGAAAATTATAATTTCACAAAAGAAGAATGGGGTAGCAGTAATTATATTCACGCTTTGGTTGAAAGTATGAAGTATTCTTTTGCTGACAGATCTAAATATATCGGCGATCCTGATTTTATAGATATTCCTATTGATTCTATCTTATCTGAATTTTACACTAAAAATATTTTTTCCAAGATAGGCAGCAATGCAGTACCTTCTCTGCAAATCTTACCGGGTAATTTTAAAAGTCAATATGAAAGTGAAGAGACAACTCATTACTCAATAGTAGATAGATTTGGAAATGCTGTTAGTACTACAACTACTATTAACTCATCTTACGGTTCAAAAGTTGTTGTTGATGGAGCTGGCTTCTTTTTAAATAATGAAATGGATGATTTTAGTTCGAAGGTTGGTGAACCAAATCAATTTGGTTTACTTGGAAGTTACGCAAATAGAATTGAACCAAATAAAAGAATGCAAAGTTCAATGAGTCCGACAATAGTGCTGAAGGATAATATACCAGTTCTTATCGTTGGGTCTCCGGGTGGTTCTACTATTTCGACTGTTGTTTTGCAGGTTATCCTGAATGTCCTGAATTTTGGAATGGATATACAGCAAGCCATAAACAAACCAAGAATTCATCATCAATTGATGCCTGATCAGATTGATTATGAAAGTTTTGGATTAACTGCTGATGTTAAAAATTCATTGATTGAAATGGGGCATTCTATTGGCAATGAACGATCACTGGGAAGAGTTGAAGGAATATATTTTGATGTAATGAAAAAAGTCTTTTATGGTGCTACGGATCCCAGAGGTTATGGTAAAGCAGCAGGTTATTAA
- a CDS encoding outer membrane protein transport protein, protein MKSKLLLLIVTLLLISTNTFAGGFQLNEHGAKALAMGGAFTAIANDPSAVYWNGAGLSQFSGTHLMFGTSLIAPQSSFRGVYPDITKYRAMNLVFFPSHFFGTHSFNEKFSVGFGFTTPFGLGTEWDNDWIGRYLAVKTQLMTFTMSPVVTYAPIKQIALSAGFVYSFANVVIERKVQPSTILANDAYVSLEGNDNAAFGFNAGIMIKPLAYLTIGASYHSEVKYGFTGTATSTGPAQLQSQLPSGDISAELTTPQNIAVGIAVDITKDLKVSADYQMVGWSSYDKLEVTFEETGTKSTSPRLYDDSYIIRFGADYRLNKQVSLMGGVYFDKNPVSTEYLNPSLPESDRLGLSCGIEGRLFDNFTITGSYLFIRAKQLTVSDSKEIYSGLNSTFNGTYNSSANIFSLGFVYSF, encoded by the coding sequence GTGAAATCAAAGTTACTTCTTCTAATTGTTACACTATTGTTGATATCTACAAATACTTTTGCCGGTGGATTTCAACTTAACGAGCACGGAGCTAAAGCTCTTGCTATGGGAGGGGCATTTACAGCAATTGCAAATGATCCTTCCGCTGTTTATTGGAATGGTGCTGGTTTATCCCAGTTTTCCGGAACACACCTGATGTTTGGCACCTCTCTGATAGCACCTCAAAGTTCTTTCCGTGGTGTTTACCCTGATATTACTAAATACAGAGCTATGAATTTAGTGTTCTTTCCTTCGCACTTTTTTGGTACTCATTCCTTTAATGAAAAATTCTCTGTTGGTTTTGGTTTCACAACTCCATTCGGTTTGGGAACTGAATGGGATAATGATTGGATTGGAAGATATCTTGCAGTAAAAACTCAACTTATGACTTTTACTATGAGTCCGGTTGTAACTTATGCACCCATTAAACAAATAGCTTTAAGTGCAGGATTTGTTTATAGTTTTGCAAATGTTGTTATTGAAAGAAAAGTTCAGCCGAGCACAATCCTTGCTAATGATGCTTATGTTTCATTGGAAGGTAATGATAACGCTGCATTTGGTTTTAATGCTGGGATAATGATTAAACCCTTAGCGTATCTTACGATTGGTGCTTCATATCATAGTGAAGTAAAATATGGATTTACCGGTACAGCAACTTCTACAGGACCTGCACAACTTCAATCTCAGTTACCCTCTGGTGATATTTCGGCAGAGCTTACAACTCCGCAAAATATTGCTGTAGGTATCGCAGTTGATATTACTAAAGATTTAAAAGTAAGTGCTGATTATCAGATGGTTGGCTGGTCAAGTTATGATAAACTTGAAGTTACTTTTGAAGAAACAGGAACAAAAAGTACCAGTCCAAGATTGTACGATGATTCTTATATTATAAGATTTGGTGCTGATTACAGGCTTAATAAACAGGTTAGTTTAATGGGAGGTGTTTACTTTGATAAAAATCCTGTATCAACAGAGTATTTAAACCCCTCTTTACCTGAGTCTGACAGATTAGGTTTAAGCTGTGGAATTGAAGGAAGATTATTTGATAATTTCACTATTACAGGTTCATATCTTTTTATCCGCGCAAAACAGCTAACTGTTAGTGATTCTAAGGAAATTTATTCAGGTTTAAACAGTACCTTTAATGGCACCTATAATTCAAGTGCAAATATATTTTCACTTGGTTTTGTTTATAGTTTTTAA
- a CDS encoding acetyl-CoA carboxylase biotin carboxyl carrier protein subunit gives MNEFVVRLNDKIKNVKIIDESNAEIDGVDVEYQILAIDDNNFLLKLNDKLFHSSVISNSNGKLSFVINGTSVIANTKSSLEEKAFQLLSKSKSIDHNKIEVKSPMPGLVLKIKKQKGESLKKGEAVLILEAMKMENEIKSPADGILEEIHVSEGAAIEKNISLFTVK, from the coding sequence ATGAATGAGTTTGTAGTTAGATTAAACGATAAGATTAAAAACGTAAAAATCATTGATGAGTCAAATGCTGAGATTGATGGAGTCGATGTAGAATATCAAATACTTGCTATTGATGATAATAATTTTCTTTTGAAGCTAAATGATAAGCTCTTTCACTCTTCAGTTATATCAAATTCAAATGGTAAACTGTCATTTGTAATAAATGGTACATCTGTAATTGCAAACACAAAATCCAGTCTTGAAGAAAAAGCATTTCAATTATTATCAAAATCTAAAAGCATAGATCACAATAAAATTGAAGTAAAATCTCCAATGCCAGGATTAGTTTTAAAAATAAAAAAACAAAAAGGTGAATCTCTAAAAAAAGGGGAGGCAGTGTTAATACTTGAAGCGATGAAAATGGAAAACGAAATCAAATCTCCAGCTGATGGTATACTAGAAGAAATACATGTTAGTGAAGGTGCGGCAATCGAAAAAAATATTTCTTTATTTACTGTTAAATAA
- a CDS encoding acetyl-CoA carboxylase biotin carboxylase subunit — MFNKILIANRGEIAVRIIKACKELGIKAAAIYSDIDITSMHSKLADESYHIGSSDVSDSYLNKNKIIELAKRISADAIHPGYGFFAENASFIEDVERAGITFIGPSSRSVKMIGSKTSARALMKKSNVPIVPGGTEPIGSIKEGLDYAKEIGFPILLKASAGGGGKGMRKVSSAEEFEAAFESTKREALKAFANDDIYIEKFIEKPKHIEVQIISDKFGNFRHIFERECSIQRRHQKIIEEAPSSFVDEATREKLVTSAINAARACDYFNAGTIEFLMDQNKNFYFLEMNTRIQVEHPVTELISGIDLVREQISIAAGNKISFMQEDISIKGFALECRIYAEDSANNFLPSSGKLLKYVEPNGPGVRVDSGFSENSEISIYYDPMIAKLICWDKDRASSILRMKRALAEYIIAGIVTNKDFLYHILDHPKFIKGDYDINFIDTMDLTEVDFKEKQLNDIEDSSALFAALMKDKKSSVSVKKNVNNYSKWWDLNHE; from the coding sequence TTGTTTAATAAAATTCTTATTGCAAACAGAGGTGAAATTGCTGTTAGAATTATCAAAGCCTGTAAAGAGTTAGGTATTAAGGCAGCAGCAATTTATTCCGATATTGATATTACTTCTATGCATTCCAAACTTGCAGATGAATCATATCATATCGGTTCATCTGATGTTTCAGACTCTTATCTTAATAAAAATAAAATAATTGAGCTGGCAAAAAGAATCTCAGCTGATGCAATCCATCCGGGTTACGGCTTCTTCGCAGAAAACGCTTCTTTTATTGAAGATGTTGAAAGAGCAGGAATTACTTTTATCGGACCTTCATCCAGGTCTGTAAAGATGATTGGCAGTAAAACTTCTGCACGGGCTTTAATGAAGAAAAGCAATGTTCCCATTGTTCCAGGAGGCACTGAACCGATAGGCAGCATTAAAGAAGGTTTAGATTATGCTAAGGAAATCGGGTTCCCAATTTTGTTAAAAGCCTCTGCAGGCGGTGGTGGAAAGGGTATGCGGAAAGTTAGCTCAGCAGAAGAGTTTGAAGCGGCTTTTGAATCGACCAAAAGAGAAGCATTAAAAGCATTTGCAAATGACGATATCTATATTGAAAAATTTATTGAAAAACCTAAGCATATTGAAGTTCAAATTATATCTGACAAGTTTGGGAATTTCAGACACATATTTGAAAGAGAATGTTCGATACAAAGAAGACATCAAAAAATTATTGAAGAAGCACCATCATCTTTTGTGGATGAAGCAACCAGGGAAAAACTTGTTACCTCTGCAATTAATGCTGCAAGAGCTTGTGATTATTTTAACGCAGGAACGATTGAATTTTTAATGGATCAGAATAAAAATTTTTATTTTCTTGAAATGAATACAAGAATACAGGTTGAACATCCTGTTACCGAACTTATCTCCGGTATTGATCTTGTCCGCGAACAAATCTCAATTGCTGCGGGAAATAAAATCTCTTTTATGCAAGAAGATATCTCAATTAAAGGATTTGCACTTGAGTGCAGAATATATGCAGAAGATTCAGCTAATAATTTTTTGCCCTCTAGCGGAAAACTATTAAAATATGTGGAACCAAATGGTCCAGGGGTAAGAGTGGATTCAGGGTTTTCTGAAAATTCCGAGATATCAATTTATTATGATCCAATGATCGCAAAATTAATATGCTGGGATAAAGATAGAGCCAGTTCCATTCTGCGTATGAAAAGAGCTTTAGCTGAATACATTATAGCAGGAATCGTTACAAATAAAGATTTTCTTTATCATATTCTTGATCATCCAAAGTTTATCAAAGGTGATTATGATATAAATTTTATCGATACAATGGATTTAACAGAAGTTGACTTTAAAGAAAAACAATTGAATGATATTGAAGATTCTTCTGCTTTATTTGCTGCTTTAATGAAAGATAAAAAATCCTCTGTTAGTGTAAAGAAAAATGTAAACAATTACTCAAAATGGTGGGATTTAAATCATGAATGA
- a CDS encoding MlaD family protein, whose translation MKNERKTEIKVGITVVIGLLVLLWIFGWTKNFSLSSNSYKINVRFDNVSGLEIGDQVTVNGMKKGFVQDMKVGANSVLVELSIDNDIILKEDATFAVSMLDLMGGKKVEIFPGKSNINFDKSKIANGVFYSDIPSAMSLFGSVQDDLVTVLKDVKISLGSLNKIVSDDNFNNDVRKSISNLVVLTDKVNSILNENRNDIKKLTTNAVELSEKTNKLLTDNTENINVLLADLKSLVKKSDELLADLNTITSETVNQQNNIGKLLYDKDLFDKLNKTLEQVNELTSVLIDQLKNDGINVDANIF comes from the coding sequence ATGAAAAATGAGCGCAAAACAGAAATTAAAGTCGGTATTACTGTAGTTATTGGATTACTAGTTTTACTATGGATTTTTGGATGGACAAAGAATTTTTCTTTAAGTTCAAATTCTTATAAAATAAATGTCAGGTTTGATAATGTATCTGGACTGGAAATTGGTGATCAGGTAACAGTTAATGGAATGAAGAAAGGTTTTGTTCAGGATATGAAAGTCGGAGCAAATAGCGTTTTAGTTGAACTATCAATTGATAACGATATTATTTTAAAAGAGGATGCAACATTTGCTGTCTCAATGCTTGATTTAATGGGTGGAAAAAAAGTTGAGATATTTCCCGGTAAATCAAATATAAATTTTGATAAATCAAAAATTGCAAATGGAGTTTTTTATTCCGATATACCTTCCGCTATGTCTTTATTTGGTTCCGTGCAGGATGATCTGGTTACAGTTCTTAAAGATGTTAAGATATCTTTAGGTTCGTTAAATAAAATTGTGAGTGATGATAATTTTAATAATGATGTTAGAAAATCTATATCTAATCTTGTTGTGCTAACTGATAAAGTTAATTCAATACTGAACGAAAACAGAAATGATATAAAAAAACTTACAACAAATGCTGTGGAGCTTTCTGAGAAGACCAATAAATTGCTTACTGATAATACAGAAAATATCAATGTGTTATTAGCTGATTTAAAATCGTTGGTTAAAAAAAGCGATGAACTTTTAGCTGATTTGAATACAATAACAAGTGAAACAGTAAATCAGCAGAATAATATCGGCAAACTACTTTACGATAAAGATTTATTTGATAAGCTGAATAAAACTTTAGAACAGGTAAACGAGCTAACTTCTGTCTTGATTGACCAGCTTAAAAATGATGGAATTAATGTTGATGCAAATATTTTTTAG
- a CDS encoding endonuclease MutS2, with the protein MINKSVIEKLEFPKVLDFISRYAITESGRKKVLSLLPVSNLSFIKNEGDVINEAKELINKVGYPPIEYLSEIFAVLSETRIDGAVITGIKLLEILKLAKTSRLLRQYIFQEAKENSSLKQKAYGLFSDKLFENRIEKIITEQGEVKENASNELARLRKEINNKKSELVKSINRIIKSLKEEDIVREDYLTLRDGRMVIPVKVEHKRHLRGFIHSESSTGQTVYIEPEETLDLNNDIISTSFAEKREIERILKELTKVIGQSAEQLIDSLEILAEIDSIFARAKYSLEIIGECPGIDNNKPLYLSEARHPLLLKKLGRQNTVPLSFELNDIDIVVITGPNAGGKTVVLKTIGLLNLMLQAGIHVPVNSESNFHIFDNILIDIGDQQSIEDDLSTFSSHLKNLAHIINSSDSKTLILLDEIGTGTEPAEGSALAASILEELQKKGSLVFATTHHGSLKVFAFNHKKMQNAAMEFDHSNLSPTYRFHLGIPGSSYAFEIAQRSGISESILNNAKKNIDDDKYSLERFLSELEEKSNKLNKKLNELEIENTRLKGLSALYKRSYEKIENEKKEILKKVKTESDLYLDSVNKQIEKVIKEIREKDASKEVIKEAKKIIKDIKEENKNIFIFLNDKTDNNRQYKVGDTVGIKNSSTVGKIVDINTEKEYATILVGAIKMKVKLSELIEAVESKSVHKETFNNFPVTEINYRLDIRGERPEEAEYKVIRFVDEAYQASLDKVEILHGKGTGVLKKTVWDILKHHDKIKNYYYAAIEFGGEGITIVELI; encoded by the coding sequence ATGATTAATAAATCAGTTATAGAAAAATTGGAGTTTCCTAAAGTTCTAGACTTCATTTCGAGATACGCCATTACTGAATCCGGCAGAAAAAAAGTTCTGAGTCTTCTACCTGTAAGTAACCTGAGCTTTATTAAAAATGAAGGAGATGTAATAAATGAAGCTAAAGAATTAATCAATAAAGTCGGCTATCCTCCTATTGAATATTTATCAGAGATATTTGCTGTTTTGTCAGAAACCAGAATTGATGGAGCAGTAATTACCGGCATTAAACTGTTAGAGATTTTAAAATTAGCTAAAACATCCAGATTGCTTAGACAATATATTTTTCAGGAAGCAAAAGAAAATTCAAGTCTTAAGCAAAAAGCATACGGTTTGTTTTCGGATAAATTATTTGAGAATAGAATAGAAAAAATTATTACTGAACAAGGCGAAGTTAAAGAAAATGCAAGTAATGAGTTGGCAAGGCTTAGAAAAGAAATAAACAATAAAAAATCAGAGCTTGTAAAATCAATTAATCGCATTATTAAATCGCTTAAAGAAGAAGATATTGTCCGCGAAGATTATCTTACTTTGCGGGATGGAAGGATGGTTATTCCCGTTAAAGTTGAACATAAGCGTCACCTAAGAGGTTTCATTCATTCCGAATCTTCCACAGGACAGACTGTATATATCGAACCTGAAGAAACACTCGATTTAAACAATGACATAATCTCTACATCATTTGCAGAAAAAAGAGAAATTGAAAGAATACTTAAAGAATTAACAAAAGTAATTGGTCAATCAGCTGAACAATTAATAGATTCACTTGAAATTTTAGCTGAGATAGATTCAATCTTTGCGAGAGCAAAATACTCTTTAGAGATTATTGGAGAATGTCCCGGAATAGATAACAACAAACCTTTGTATTTATCTGAAGCCAGACATCCGTTGTTATTAAAAAAACTTGGAAGACAAAATACAGTTCCTCTTAGTTTTGAATTAAATGACATAGATATAGTTGTAATTACAGGTCCCAATGCCGGAGGTAAAACAGTTGTTTTAAAAACGATTGGATTACTGAATTTGATGCTTCAGGCAGGAATTCATGTTCCGGTAAATTCAGAGTCCAATTTTCATATATTTGATAATATTCTGATTGACATCGGAGATCAGCAGTCTATTGAAGATGATCTTTCAACTTTTAGTTCTCATTTGAAAAATTTAGCTCATATTATAAATTCATCAGATTCCAAAACACTTATACTCTTGGATGAAATCGGAACAGGAACAGAACCTGCTGAAGGTTCTGCATTAGCTGCTTCAATATTGGAAGAACTGCAGAAGAAAGGCTCCTTGGTTTTTGCTACAACTCATCATGGTAGTCTTAAAGTTTTTGCATTTAATCATAAGAAAATGCAAAATGCCGCTATGGAGTTCGATCATTCTAATTTATCCCCAACATATCGGTTTCATCTCGGTATACCCGGATCAAGTTATGCTTTTGAAATAGCACAAAGGAGTGGAATTAGTGAATCAATTCTTAATAATGCAAAAAAAAATATTGATGACGATAAGTATAGTCTGGAAAGATTTCTTTCTGAACTTGAGGAAAAATCAAATAAATTGAACAAAAAGTTGAATGAACTTGAAATAGAAAATACAAGACTTAAAGGTTTATCAGCTTTGTATAAAAGGAGCTATGAAAAAATTGAAAATGAAAAAAAGGAGATATTAAAGAAAGTAAAAACAGAAAGTGACTTGTATTTAGATAGTGTAAATAAACAAATAGAGAAAGTGATTAAGGAAATCAGGGAAAAAGATGCCAGTAAAGAAGTTATAAAAGAAGCAAAAAAAATCATTAAAGATATTAAAGAAGAAAACAAAAATATTTTTATTTTTCTGAATGATAAAACTGACAACAACAGACAATATAAAGTTGGTGATACAGTTGGTATTAAAAATTCATCAACTGTTGGAAAAATTGTGGACATAAATACTGAAAAAGAATATGCAACTATTCTGGTTGGTGCTATAAAAATGAAAGTTAAATTATCTGAACTGATTGAAGCAGTTGAAAGTAAATCTGTACATAAAGAAACTTTTAATAATTTTCCGGTTACTGAAATTAACTACAGATTGGATATAAGAGGTGAGCGGCCGGAGGAAGCCGAGTATAAAGTAATCCGTTTTGTTGATGAAGCATATCAGGCTTCTTTGGATAAAGTAGAAATTTTACATGGAAAAGGTACCGGAGTATTAAAGAAAACTGTTTGGGATATTTTGAAACATCACGATAAAATTAAAAATTATTATTATGCTGCAATTGAATTTGGTGGTGAAGGTATTACGATAGTTGAATTAATTTAG
- a CDS encoding SPOR domain-containing protein, whose translation MKKSLFILFAVFLLAGCTTLHQDTEEQKQVYVFDEVPEDKTIDVPKTGEYPNIKETYYVVQVGAYTTEEKANSFAEMSRKKTNYKFSVVYSESLKLHLVQVIPFFKSRTEAEEVRNNLWSITEFVDAWILTVNK comes from the coding sequence ATGAAAAAAAGTCTTTTTATTTTGTTTGCTGTCTTTTTACTTGCTGGATGTACAACTTTGCATCAGGATACTGAAGAACAAAAGCAAGTATATGTTTTTGATGAAGTGCCGGAGGATAAAACGATTGATGTACCTAAAACAGGGGAGTATCCAAATATTAAAGAAACATATTATGTTGTTCAGGTTGGTGCATATACTACTGAAGAAAAGGCAAATTCTTTTGCAGAAATGAGCAGAAAAAAAACAAATTACAAATTCAGTGTTGTTTACAGTGAAAGTTTAAAGCTGCATTTAGTTCAAGTTATTCCATTCTTTAAGTCCAGGACAGAAGCTGAAGAAGTTAGAAATAATCTTTGGAGTATTACAGAATTTGTTGATGCATGGATTTTGACCGTTAATAAATAA
- a CDS encoding single-stranded DNA-binding protein, with amino-acid sequence MAFSLNRIMLIGNLGRDVETRFTGDTLSISSFSLATTHSYKGKNGEWVNETTWHNVTAYNLSDFMKDHLKKGKKIYVEGRLKKGEYTDKDGIKRYSTEVISEKIIPLEGSGESSGLSDSNSENNIQNESMSSVDSNEDLPF; translated from the coding sequence ATGGCTTTTTCATTAAACCGGATTATGTTGATTGGCAATTTGGGTAGAGATGTTGAAACCAGATTTACTGGTGATACTCTTTCAATTTCCAGCTTCTCACTTGCAACTACTCATAGTTATAAGGGCAAAAACGGAGAATGGGTAAATGAAACTACCTGGCATAATGTTACTGCTTATAATCTTTCAGATTTTATGAAAGATCATTTGAAAAAAGGCAAGAAAATTTATGTTGAAGGAAGGTTAAAAAAAGGTGAATACACTGATAAAGATGGAATTAAACGGTATTCAACTGAAGTTATTTCTGAAAAGATTATTCCATTAGAAGGAAGCGGCGAAAGTTCCGGATTATCAGATTCAAATTCCGAAAACAATATTCAGAATGAAAGCATGTCTTCAGTTGACTCAAACGAGGATCTGCCTTTCTAA
- a CDS encoding CvpA family protein has product MNYIDIIILLAILTGFLLGFKDGFVRKLIGIIGFIIAVIVAILLSSHFGRVIESVLNIEYYLAEIMAGMILFIALMIVTTILKRVIHPFDKVNNFINQIIGGVVGVIQLLFFISAIFLLLNVFNFPDVKTQNSSLLYKYAYGVIPHSIDFLKAYTPDTEDIIKEYINEKDTLK; this is encoded by the coding sequence TTGAATTATATTGATATTATAATACTATTAGCTATTCTTACAGGGTTTCTGCTTGGATTTAAAGATGGTTTTGTTAGAAAGCTGATTGGTATTATTGGTTTTATAATTGCAGTTATTGTTGCAATACTTTTATCTTCACATTTCGGGAGAGTAATTGAGTCTGTTCTGAATATTGAATATTACCTCGCTGAAATTATGGCAGGAATGATTTTATTTATAGCCTTAATGATAGTAACCACTATTCTTAAAAGGGTAATCCATCCTTTTGATAAAGTTAACAATTTTATAAATCAGATAATTGGCGGAGTGGTTGGCGTTATCCAGCTTCTGTTTTTTATCAGCGCCATTTTTTTGCTGCTTAATGTTTTTAATTTTCCTGATGTAAAAACTCAGAATTCCTCACTCCTCTATAAATATGCCTACGGTGTTATTCCACATTCAATAGATTTTCTAAAAGCTTATACTCCTGATACTGAAGACATAATAAAAGAGTATATAAATGAAAAAGATACTCTTAAATGA
- the acpS gene encoding holo-ACP synthase: MIIGIGIDIIEIDRIKDSVNKFGDIFLNKIYTQNEINYCLAKFNKYQHLAARFAAKEAIYKALSGTWDKVASWKNIEITNEQNGLPVVKFFGKLKDYLSNDKEIKISISHSDNYVACVALIYMK; encoded by the coding sequence ATGATCATTGGAATTGGAATTGATATAATAGAAATTGATAGAATAAAAGACAGTGTTAATAAATTTGGTGATATATTTTTAAATAAAATCTATACTCAAAACGAAATAAATTATTGTTTGGCAAAATTCAACAAGTATCAGCATCTTGCAGCAAGGTTTGCTGCAAAAGAAGCTATCTACAAAGCATTATCTGGCACGTGGGACAAAGTTGCAAGCTGGAAAAATATTGAGATAACCAATGAACAAAACGGATTGCCTGTTGTTAAGTTTTTTGGCAAACTAAAAGATTATCTTTCCAATGATAAAGAAATAAAAATTTCTATTAGCCATTCTGACAATTACGTAGCTTGTGTTGCGCTGATATATATGAAATAA
- a CDS encoding HNH endonuclease has product MNSKVLVLNNSYEPLSICSIRKAFILIYLGKAESVINDERKNLHSISREYPWPSVIRINKFIKLPYKKVILTRKNILRRDSFKCAYCGRSDIPLTVDHIFPKARGGDDTWENLITACTVCNNRKGDRTPEEANMKLLSRPFKPSHILFIKNVVSRLDDRWKPYLYLS; this is encoded by the coding sequence TTGAATTCTAAAGTGCTTGTCTTAAATAATAGTTATGAGCCGTTATCAATTTGCAGTATTCGTAAAGCATTTATACTAATATATCTTGGCAAAGCGGAATCAGTAATAAACGATGAGAGAAAAAATCTTCATTCCATATCACGTGAATATCCCTGGCCAAGTGTTATCAGAATTAATAAGTTCATTAAACTGCCCTACAAAAAAGTTATTCTTACCAGAAAAAATATTTTAAGAAGAGATTCTTTTAAATGTGCCTATTGCGGCAGGTCAGATATTCCTCTTACTGTTGATCATATCTTCCCAAAAGCACGCGGCGGAGATGATACATGGGAAAATCTTATAACTGCCTGTACCGTTTGTAACAACAGAAAAGGTGACCGCACTCCTGAAGAAGCAAATATGAAATTATTATCACGCCCTTTTAAGCCAAGCCATATTCTTTTTATTAAGAATGTTGTAAGCCGGCTTGATGATAGATGGAAACCGTATCTATATCTGTCCTGA